The Lolium rigidum isolate FL_2022 chromosome 1, APGP_CSIRO_Lrig_0.1, whole genome shotgun sequence region tttcttatgtttcatgctactttattgatgatacctacatgttttatgcacattatatgtcgtatttacgcattttccggaactaacctattaacaagatgccgaagtgccggttctcgtttttcgctgttttggtttcggaaatcctagtaacgaaatattctcggaattggacgaaatcaacgcccgggttcctattttgcccggaagcatccggaacacccgagagccgccggagggggccctgtgggccccggatgatagggtggcgcggccgggccccggccgcgccgacctatggtgtcgtcgccccttcgaccctccgaggctgccctttcgcctatataaagcccccgcatcgaaaacccttacggaggaagccacggtacgcgaaaccttccggagccgccgccatcgcgaagccaagatccgggggacaggagtctctgttccggcaccctgccggacggggaagtgccccggaaggcttctccatcgacaccgctgccatctccaccgccatcttcatcaccgctcgtcgctcccatgaggagggagtagttctccatcgaggctcggggctgtaccggtagctatgtggttcatctctctcctatgtacttcaatacaataatctcatgagctgccttacatgattgagattcatgtgatgatgcttgtaatctagatgtcattatgctagtcaagtgagttttacttatgtgatctccggagactccttgtcccacgtgtgtaaaggtgacgagtgtgtgcaccgtgtgggtctcttaggctatatttcacgtgaatacttattcaccgttatgaatggcgtagtgaagtgcttatttatatctctttatgattgcaatgtgttttgtatcacaatttatctatgtgctactctagcaatgttattaaagtagttttattcctcccgcacgatgtaatggtgacgagtgtgtgcatccgtgttagtacttggtttatgctatgatcatgatctcttgtagattgcgaagttaactattgctatgatagtattgatgtgtattattcctcctacataagcatgaaggtgacgagtgtgcatgctacgttagtacttggtttagtcgtattgatctgtcttacactctaaggttacttaaatatgaacatttaattgtggagcttgttaactccggcattgagggttcgtgtaatcctacgcaatgtgttcatcatccaacaagaaagtgtagagtatgcatttatctattctgttatgtgatcaagttgagagtgtccactagtgaaagtctaatccctaggccttgttcctaaatatcgctatcgctgcttgtttcttgttttaccgagttactactcgctgcgttacatacgcttgtttacttccgcaatattactaccatcaatcgcacgctggcaagctattttccggcgccgtactactctgctcatacttatttataccacctgtatttcactatctcttcgccgaactagtgcacctattaggtgtgttggggacacaagagacttcttgctttgtggttgcggggttgcatgagagggatatctttgacctcttcctccccgagttcgataaaccttgggtaatccacttaagggaaacttgctgctgttctacaaacctctcgctcttggaggcccaacactcgtctacaagaatagaagctcccgtagacatcaagcacttttcacggcgccgttgccggggaggaaaggtaaaaggcactcatactccggttccgagtaccagattacttttacggcgccattgtgtgtgtgctcgaagctatttcctttagactctgcaattgcgacatttggtttcttgtttacactagttaggcataatgaacaacaatgagcttcttattctatttcctgatttcagacatggatggtttgatgcgaaaattaaaaaacccatggaacatattaatatgaatgctttgaacactattgttgctaatgctatgaaaaattctaagcttgggaaagtcTGGCTTTGataagcatgatatttttagtcccccaagcattgaggagaaaatttactttgatgatactatgcctcctatatttgatgatgagaataataatgataactactttgttgaatttgctcccactacaactaataaaattgattatgcctatgtggagagtaataattttatgcatgagactcatgataagaatgctttatgtgatagttatattgttgagtttgctcatgatgctactgaaagttattatgagagaggaaaatatggttgtagaaattttcatgttactaaaatgcctctctatgtgctgaaatttttgaagctacacttgttttatcttcctatgcttgttactttgctcttcatgaactttaaCCACTAATTTAGTCGACTAAATATGAGATATATCCCACAAAATATGTCCAAATTAATGGTttaaagtttttttttcgaaGTGCATGCAGTAAGTAGAATCGTAGTTTAGGAGCACTCTTATTTTCGGTGAAGGCGAGCAGGGAAGCAAGCAAGCTAGGAGTGAGCGAGCAAAGAGGAGCACAGCCGATTGCTAGTTGGCGTTGGCCTTTGTTTAGTGCCGATACGAGCAGGGCGTCAGTCTGGCCCATGCCCGGGGCCTTAATATTCTTTGTCCTTCCTCCCCATCATTGCAACTCGTAACACTCCACCACCTCTAGAGTTGAGAGTCTCCTTCGGTCCTTCCCCGGCGAGCTCACCTCATCTTCCCATCTATATAAGCCGGCGCTCGCCTCTCTCTCCTCACTCAATTAAGTCACGCCGGGTGTTAGCTCGCTACAGAGTTAAGCGCGTGAGTGCAGCGCGCGGCAAGTACAAGCAAGCAAGCAGTTAAGTTCAGGCGGACTGATTAGCAGAGTGAGGAGTTAGCAGGAGCGGGGAGTCCAAGTGAGGAAGAAGATTAAGCACCGCTGTTAATCAGCGGTTCTCTTATACCACCTCTAGATAGTGCTAGCGATGAGGTCGAGAGGAGGGCTGCAGCTGCGGCCGCGGATTCTGGCCGCGGTGGTCGGCGTGCTgctcttggcggcggcggcgcggttgtCGGAGGCGAAGCTGAGCCGGAGCTACTACGCGTCGACGTGCCCGAACGTGGAGGCGCTGGTCCGCGGTGTGGTGACGCAGAAGCTCCAGGAGACCTTCAACGCGGCGCCCGGCACGCTCCGCCTCttcttccacgactgcttcgtcaGGGTAAGAATCAATCGGTTGAATCCAGCTCGAGCAACCCAGCCGTGGTGATTTCGTTTTTGCAATCTCGGTTGGTTAAATGGATGGATTGGGGTGTTGTCGCGCGTGCAGGGCTGCGACGCTTCGGTGCTGATCTCTGGCCCCGGCGACGAGCACAGCGCGGGCGCGGACACGACGCTGTCGCCGGACGCGCTGGACCTCATCACCCGCGCCAAGGCGGCCGTGGAGGCCCGCTGCGCCAACACCGTCACCTGCGCCGACATCCTCGCCATCGCCACACGCGACGTCGTCTCCCAGGTACTTACTACTGAATCTCTGAAACTCTGATCGATGGCGACGCACGCACGCGTGGGATTAGCGTGCGCCCAGAGCCGTACTTAGCACGGCCTGTCCTTGTTTAATTAGCGCTAAACCGTGCGCGGCCCGTCGAGCGACAGCTATGATGGCTGACATGACCAGCGCGCGGCGTGTCCCAGAATCTCGATTATTAGCTGTGAGACAGTGGCGTAATTATGCCTCTGACTCCGGCGGGGAACACGTACACTCCGTACCCACGCGCGCGCCGCAACAGTGGCGGAGTTCATTTGCGCGCGCGCGCCGCAACCTCGGCGGTAGCTAGGATCAGATTCAGAGTAAGTGGCGCCTCCCAACAAACAACTACTCGTACTACTAAATTAAGCAGTACCAGGCACTCCAAGCTTGGATATCACTACCACTCCAAGCTTGGTTTGCGACATTCTTCTGTATCACTTCTATATCCAAGCTTGGTTTCGGACATTCTTCGGTGTTTCGGTAGCTGGTTTCGTTTCGGGTAAAAATGCTCGGAAAGTTCAGACCTTTTTGGCGCTAAAATCTGGTCCGAGATCGATGGGCGCCGTCCTAGGCTCCCAGCTGGGTCCAGCTGGTCGGAACTCAACTGCCTTATTTACTCCTACCGGCAGTCTTCCAGCTCCAGACTCCACAGGGCATACGGCGAGTTTACTGCGCTGTCCGTTTCCGACCAGCCTCCTCTTCTGACCGGATCCACTTTCCCGCCACAAGTCGCCGGAGTAGTAGTTCGTATACGCGGTGGCGCCGCTTAAATGAGCAGCGTACCtatggccattgtggtggtggcggtaCAGCTACGGAACTGATCCATCAATGGTCGACTCGAGTCGCGCAAGTTGCGCGCCGTGCCGGAAACTCTGCTCCTGCACTTGATCGCAAAACTGCTTACTGTAATAATCTCACTCCGAGTTTTCTTGTGCTAATCAATCGTGAATGGCGATGCAGGCGGGAGGGCCGTTGTACCCGGTGGAGCTGGGGCGGCTGGACGGCAAGGTCGGGACGAAGGCCGTGGTGAAGCACAGCCTCCCCGGCCCGGGCAACAACCTGGACCAGCTCAACAAGCTCTTCGCCACCAACGGCCTCACGCAGACCGACATGATCGCGCTCTCAGGTTCGGACCCTCCCAACTGATGATTCTTTCTCCCGGCACCGACATCGCATCAAAACATTCCCTCTGAATGATTAGACGAAAGATTGCTAGAGCTCCCAACCAGCTAGATAGATACACTTAGCTGGTTGCATCGGTGGTTAGCAAGTCCCATGCCACCAAAGTGGGGCGGAATGGGTGGAAGCGGCGCCGTGAGGGCGCTCATCACTTCTCCTCTAATCTGCTAGCCCCGTCATTACCCCAAGTGTACAATCTGATCAGTGATCACACATACTCCAAGTCACTGCCACCAAATGAATAGCTGCTGCTCTGTAGAAACGCATGCGCTTTCCACCCTGGCATAGGGTACATGCTGCACACAATTTCCTTGTCAGGCTCCATAAATCCAGGTCACTGTGTTGGCTACTGTGTTACACACGATCCTTCTGGCCGTCACAATGGCACTGCAGGGTGCCGACGACAACATCTCACATGTTTACACAGTTTACACCGACGCACGGCTCGACTAACTGAAAAACACAATCTGCGGTGCGTGCAGGTGGGCACACGATCGGCGTGACGCACTGCGACAAGTTCATCCGGCGGCTGTACCCGTTCAAGGGCGCCAAGCCGCAGTACAGCCCGCCGATGAACCTCGCCTTCCTGCGGCAGATGCGCGGGACGTGCCCGCTCAACTACAGCCCGACCACGGTGGCGATGCTCGACACCGTGTCGCCGCTCAAGTTCGACAACGGCTACTACCAGACGCTGCAGCAGCAGAAGGGCCTGCTGTCGTCGGACCAGGTGCTCTTCGCCGACCGCCGGTCCCGGAGCACCGTCAACTACTTCGCCGCCAACCAGACCGCCTTCTTCGACGCCTTCGTCGCCGCTATGGCCAAGCTTGGCCGCATCGGGGTCAAGACGGGATCCGACGGCGAGATCAGACGGGTCTGCACCAAGGTCAACTAGTTACTTCCACTCTGCTGCTAGGTAGCTGCAGCATCACACGTACATTCAGTAGAGGGGGTAAATCGATCGGTCAATTCTGTCTCTCATCTTTCTCCTTGCCCATATGCTCACATGGTGGGTGAATCACAGCAAAATTTATTATTCCCTCCCGATTCTTTTCTTCATGGTGTAATAAGAAGCGGCACATAGTGCCATCATAGTACATTAGGATATCTTCAGGGCATGCCATGTGATAGGAGGTACACTTACATCCATGTAAATTGGACCAGTTAATCAAGTATATCCCATATCCCTTCTTTTTCTCGAGAGTGCGCCAAAAACGCACCTTATTTTTATagaaaagaagaaacaaaattTACAAGAGCCAATAATGATGTACTACCTCCATCTTTTTTTAAAAATGGTTCGTGTCACAGAAATAATGATGTACTACCTCCATCTTTTTTAAATGGCGATAAAACCTTCACCTCGTCATCGAAGATGCACATAGTATTTATTACATTAATTTTAAAAATAGCATGCAAATGACTAGAATATAACTTATTATAGCTTAAAGATCACTTAAGGTCGATATGTGCATCAACCATCTAAAAAGATTTAAAAGAAATATGCGTCAATGAATCAACATGCGAGTCTATGATTAAGTTGGCAGCCGCACTATCCGAATAAATCATGTGCAACAGTTTTTAGTCGGTGATGGACccgcctcgtcgtcttcatcacggtgacgcttcctgctcgtcacctcttcggaAGAGGCAGTGTCGGCCGAGGCGTCAGAGGAACTAGTGTCCTCCTCGTTGTCCCCGGTGCTCGCCggttgcgccttggccttggccttggccttcgcttttgcgtccgcctccgccttcacacgggctgccgccaccgcctcctctgacccttcctcctccgtgtcctcctccacgcccagccattcctccgcgctgtcaagtggtggcggggaatcgtcgccgcagcTGGGCGTCCGGGccctatcccaccaatggcgccatccagcaggCTTGCGCTCGCTGGAGGTGTTGGAAGGAAGCTCGGAGTCGCTGGAGGCgatggaagcttggatgaatggcggccggttgaagatcAGAAAGCGCCTACGTACAGGTATTATTGAGTGCGGATAAACggtggcgcagaagtcgaagagagcggcggttgctcttctgaGGAGcccgcgctccattccggcggttggcgcgtcggtcgacgcggttgccaatgcgacagttccgcttcccggcaactgcatcgTCGCTAcataggcggcggttgagcgtccgagccgctgacgcgtc contains the following coding sequences:
- the LOC124684737 gene encoding peroxidase 16-like, whose amino-acid sequence is MRSRGGLQLRPRILAAVVGVLLLAAAARLSEAKLSRSYYASTCPNVEALVRGVVTQKLQETFNAAPGTLRLFFHDCFVRGCDASVLISGPGDEHSAGADTTLSPDALDLITRAKAAVEARCANTVTCADILAIATRDVVSQAGGPLYPVELGRLDGKVGTKAVVKHSLPGPGNNLDQLNKLFATNGLTQTDMIALSGGHTIGVTHCDKFIRRLYPFKGAKPQYSPPMNLAFLRQMRGTCPLNYSPTTVAMLDTVSPLKFDNGYYQTLQQQKGLLSSDQVLFADRRSRSTVNYFAANQTAFFDAFVAAMAKLGRIGVKTGSDGEIRRVCTKVN